A DNA window from Brenneria izadpanahii contains the following coding sequences:
- the ftsW gene encoding cell division protein FtsW, with product MRFFGLAFIERLKHWVMGSRESDSLSLVLYDRTLVWLTFGLAVIGFVMVTSASMPIGQRLADDPFLFAKRDALYLGLAFALSLVTLRIPMEIWQRYSPILLLAAMLLLLVVLAIGSSVNGASRWIALGPLRIQPAELSKLALFCYLSSYMVRKVEEVRNNFWGFCKPMGVMVVLAVLLLAQPDLGTVVVLFITTLAMLFLAGAKLWQFLAIIGCGVFAVCLLIIAEPYRMRRVTSFWNPWEDPFGSGYQLTQSLMAFGRGELWGQGLGNSVQKLEYLPEAHTDFIFSILGEELGYIGVVLALLMIFFVAFRAMSIGRRALEINQRFSGFLACSIGIWFSFQTLVNVGAAAGMLPTKGLTLPLISYGGSSLLIMSTAIVLLLRIDFETRLTKAQAFTRSAR from the coding sequence ATGCGGTTCTTTGGGCTGGCATTTATCGAACGTCTAAAACACTGGGTTATGGGATCGCGGGAAAGCGATTCGCTGAGCCTTGTGCTGTACGACCGTACCCTGGTGTGGCTGACGTTCGGGCTTGCCGTCATCGGCTTTGTGATGGTGACGTCGGCTTCGATGCCGATTGGACAACGTCTGGCGGACGATCCTTTCCTGTTCGCCAAACGAGATGCGCTCTATCTGGGGCTGGCCTTTGCATTATCTCTGGTGACGCTGCGCATTCCCATGGAGATTTGGCAACGTTATAGCCCGATACTGCTGCTGGCGGCGATGCTGCTGCTGCTGGTCGTGCTGGCGATCGGCAGCTCGGTCAACGGGGCGTCGCGCTGGATAGCGCTGGGGCCGCTGCGTATTCAGCCCGCGGAGTTATCCAAACTGGCGCTGTTTTGTTACCTCTCCAGCTATATGGTGCGCAAAGTCGAAGAAGTGCGTAACAATTTCTGGGGATTCTGTAAGCCGATGGGCGTGATGGTGGTGCTGGCCGTGCTGCTGCTGGCCCAGCCGGATCTGGGAACGGTGGTGGTGCTGTTTATTACGACGTTGGCGATGCTGTTTTTAGCCGGCGCGAAACTGTGGCAGTTCCTGGCCATTATCGGCTGTGGTGTTTTCGCCGTCTGCCTGCTGATTATCGCCGAACCTTACCGTATGAGGCGTGTGACTTCCTTCTGGAATCCGTGGGAAGATCCGTTCGGCAGCGGCTATCAGTTGACGCAGTCGCTGATGGCGTTCGGCCGCGGCGAGCTATGGGGGCAAGGGCTGGGCAATTCGGTGCAGAAGCTGGAATATCTGCCGGAAGCGCATACCGACTTTATTTTCTCCATTTTAGGCGAAGAACTCGGCTATATCGGTGTGGTTTTGGCGCTGTTAATGATATTCTTCGTCGCTTTTCGTGCGATGTCTATCGGGCGGCGGGCGCTGGAGATTAATCAGCGTTTTTCAGGTTTTTTGGCCTGTTCTATCGGCATCTGGTTCAGTTTTCAGACGTTGGTAAACGTCGGCGCGGCGGCGGGCATGCTGCCGACCAAAGGGCTGACGTTGCCGCTGATCAGTTACGGCGGTTCGAGTCTGCTTATTATGTCGACGGCCATCGTTTTATTGTTACGTATTGATTTTGAAACGCGTCTGACAAAAGCGCAGGCGTTTACGAGGAGTGCCAGATGA
- the murD gene encoding UDP-N-acetylmuramoyl-L-alanine--D-glutamate ligase: MVDYQGKKVVIIGLGLTGLSCVDFFLARGVTPRVVDTRVSPPGLDKLPESVERHLGDLNENWLMDADLIVASPGIALSTPILCDAADAGIEIVGDIELFCREAQAPIVAITGSNGKSTVTTLVGDMARAAGWQVGVGGNIGLPALQLLQHECQLYVLELSSFQLETTSSLQAAAATILNVTEDHTNRYPLGLQQYRAAKLRIYENAKVCVVNADDALTMPIRGADERCVSFGVDVGDYHLNRQQGETWLRIKGERVLNTREIKLVGQHNYTNALAALALSDAVGIPRSSALTALTAFTGLKHRFQLVWENNGVRWINDSKATNVGSTEAALNGLQVEGTLHLLLGGDGKSADFSPLLRYFQGDNIRLYCFGRDGRQLAALRPEIAEETETMEQSIRLITERVAPGDMVLLSPACASLDQFRSFEQRGDEFARLAEELG, from the coding sequence ATGGTGGACTATCAGGGTAAAAAAGTCGTCATTATCGGGCTGGGGCTAACCGGTCTCTCCTGTGTTGATTTCTTTCTTGCGCGCGGCGTGACGCCTCGCGTGGTGGATACCCGTGTCAGTCCGCCCGGATTGGATAAGTTGCCGGAAAGCGTGGAGCGCCATCTCGGCGATCTCAACGAAAATTGGCTGATGGACGCCGATTTGATCGTGGCCAGTCCGGGCATCGCCTTGTCTACTCCCATACTGTGCGATGCCGCGGACGCCGGAATCGAGATCGTCGGAGATATCGAGCTGTTTTGTCGTGAAGCCCAGGCGCCTATCGTGGCGATTACCGGCTCCAACGGTAAGAGCACGGTGACGACGCTGGTCGGAGATATGGCGCGAGCCGCCGGCTGGCAGGTCGGCGTGGGGGGGAATATCGGTCTGCCCGCGCTGCAATTGCTTCAGCATGAATGTCAGCTCTATGTGCTGGAACTGTCGAGCTTTCAACTGGAAACGACCAGCAGTTTACAGGCTGCGGCGGCGACCATTCTGAACGTGACCGAAGATCATACCAACCGTTATCCGCTTGGTTTGCAACAGTATCGCGCCGCTAAGTTACGTATTTATGAAAACGCTAAAGTGTGCGTGGTTAATGCGGACGATGCGCTGACGATGCCAATTCGCGGCGCGGATGAACGCTGCGTTAGTTTCGGTGTCGACGTCGGCGATTACCACCTGAACCGTCAGCAGGGGGAAACCTGGCTGCGAATTAAGGGCGAGCGGGTATTGAACACCCGGGAAATTAAGCTGGTGGGGCAGCATAACTACACCAATGCGCTGGCCGCTCTGGCTTTATCCGACGCTGTCGGCATTCCCCGTTCGTCGGCGTTAACCGCACTGACCGCCTTTACCGGACTGAAGCATCGTTTCCAACTGGTTTGGGAAAACAATGGCGTGCGCTGGATCAATGACTCCAAAGCCACCAACGTCGGCAGTACCGAAGCGGCATTAAACGGCTTGCAGGTCGAGGGCACCTTGCACCTGTTATTGGGGGGAGACGGCAAGTCCGCCGATTTCTCGCCTCTGCTGCGTTATTTTCAGGGCGACAACATCCGGCTTTATTGCTTCGGCCGCGATGGCCGGCAACTGGCGGCGCTACGGCCTGAAATCGCAGAAGAAACGGAAACAATGGAGCAATCCATACGGCTGATAACGGAGCGCGTAGCGCCCGGCGACATGGTTTTATTGTCGCCCGCCTGCGCCAGCCTCGATCAGTTCCGCAGTTTTGAACAACGGGGCGATGAGTTTGCCCGCTTGGCGGAGGAACTGGGCTGA
- a CDS encoding D-alanine--D-alanine ligase: MTEKVAVLLGGTSAEREVSLLSGQAVLEGLKEAGINAHAVDTREFPVTHLKDEGFTKVFIALHGRGGEDGTLQGLLEFLQLPYTGSGVMASALTMDKLRTKLVWRALGLPVSPYVALSQQEFAAAGQDELSVKFAHLGMPLIVKPSREGSSVGMSKVSQDGELRAALEEAFRHDDEVLVEKWLSGPEYTVGILGDEVLPSIRIQAAGTFYDYEAKYLSDDTQYFCPSGLSSEKEQELAELSMAAYRALDCSGWGRVDLMMDSDGSVYLLEVNTSPGMTSHSLVPMAARQHGLTFSQLVARILELAD; the protein is encoded by the coding sequence ATGACTGAGAAAGTTGCCGTATTGCTTGGTGGAACCTCTGCCGAACGTGAAGTGTCGCTGCTTTCGGGTCAGGCGGTGCTGGAAGGTTTGAAAGAAGCGGGGATCAATGCTCACGCTGTCGATACGCGCGAGTTTCCGGTAACGCATCTGAAGGACGAAGGATTCACTAAGGTTTTCATCGCGCTGCATGGGCGTGGCGGTGAAGACGGCACCCTGCAAGGTTTGCTGGAGTTTTTACAACTACCCTATACCGGCAGCGGCGTGATGGCGTCTGCGCTGACGATGGACAAACTGCGCACCAAACTGGTGTGGCGGGCATTAGGGTTGCCGGTATCGCCTTATGTCGCCCTGAGCCAGCAAGAGTTTGCCGCCGCCGGTCAAGATGAGCTGTCGGTGAAATTCGCCCATTTAGGCATGCCGCTGATTGTAAAGCCAAGCCGCGAAGGGTCCAGCGTCGGTATGAGCAAGGTGAGCCAGGACGGCGAATTACGGGCGGCGTTGGAAGAAGCGTTCCGCCATGATGACGAAGTCCTGGTCGAAAAATGGCTCAGCGGCCCGGAGTATACGGTCGGTATTCTTGGCGATGAAGTTCTGCCTTCTATTCGTATTCAGGCCGCGGGCACATTTTACGATTATGAAGCGAAATATTTGTCGGATGATACGCAGTACTTTTGCCCAAGCGGTTTGTCGTCCGAAAAAGAGCAGGAACTGGCGGAGCTATCGATGGCGGCCTATCGCGCGCTGGATTGCAGCGGCTGGGGCCGGGTGGATCTGATGATGGACAGCGACGGTTCCGTCTATCTGCTGGAGGTGAATACTTCGCCGGGAATGACAAGCCATAGTCTGGTGCCGATGGCGGCGCGGCAACACGGTCTGACCTTCTCGCAACTGGTTGCCAGGATTTTGGAGCTGGCCGACTGA
- the murG gene encoding undecaprenyldiphospho-muramoylpentapeptide beta-N-acetylglucosaminyltransferase, giving the protein MSGEGKRLMVMAGGTGGHVFPGLAVAHHLMAQGWQVRWLGTADRMEADLVPKHGIEIDFIRISGLRGKGLKAQLSAPLRIFQAVRQARAIMRRYRPDVVLGMGGYVSGPGGLAAWLCGVPVVLHEQNGIAGLTNRWLSHIAKKVLQAFPGAFPKAEVVGNPVRTDVLALPAPETRLAGRSGPVRVLVIGGSQGARILNQTLPGVAAKLGDSVTIWHQVGKGAQDEVQQAYRQLGLTQHKIAEFIDDMAEAYAWADVVVCRSGALTVSEIAAAGLPALFVPFQHKDRQQYWNALSLERAGAAKIIEQPQFNVASVSEVLAGWDRATLMAMAEKARSVAIPDATERVAEVVIAVAGGRTGHVVHS; this is encoded by the coding sequence ATGAGTGGCGAAGGAAAGCGTTTGATGGTGATGGCCGGCGGCACGGGGGGGCATGTTTTCCCCGGACTCGCCGTTGCGCACCATCTGATGGCTCAAGGCTGGCAGGTGCGCTGGTTGGGCACCGCGGATCGTATGGAAGCGGATTTAGTGCCCAAACATGGCATTGAAATTGATTTCATCCGTATCTCCGGGCTGCGAGGTAAAGGGTTGAAGGCGCAGTTAAGCGCGCCGCTACGCATTTTCCAGGCCGTTCGTCAGGCGCGGGCCATCATGCGGCGCTATCGGCCTGACGTCGTGCTGGGGATGGGCGGTTATGTTTCCGGTCCCGGCGGTTTAGCCGCCTGGTTGTGCGGCGTGCCGGTGGTGCTGCATGAACAAAATGGCATCGCCGGGCTGACCAACCGTTGGCTGTCGCATATCGCCAAAAAAGTGTTGCAGGCCTTTCCGGGGGCGTTTCCGAAAGCGGAAGTGGTCGGCAACCCGGTAAGAACGGATGTGCTGGCTTTACCCGCGCCGGAAACGCGTCTGGCCGGACGTAGCGGACCGGTGCGAGTTCTAGTGATCGGCGGAAGTCAAGGGGCGAGAATCCTTAATCAGACGCTGCCGGGCGTCGCCGCGAAGTTGGGCGACAGCGTTACGATTTGGCATCAGGTGGGGAAAGGCGCGCAGGATGAGGTTCAGCAGGCTTATCGGCAGCTTGGGCTGACGCAGCATAAGATCGCTGAATTTATTGATGACATGGCGGAAGCCTATGCCTGGGCAGACGTGGTGGTTTGTCGCTCCGGCGCGCTGACCGTCAGTGAAATCGCCGCGGCCGGATTGCCGGCGCTGTTTGTCCCTTTCCAGCATAAGGATCGCCAGCAATATTGGAATGCTCTGTCGCTGGAAAGAGCGGGAGCGGCGAAGATTATCGAACAACCACAGTTCAATGTCGCATCTGTGAGTGAGGTTCTGGCTGGCTGGGATCGCGCCACGTTGATGGCGATGGCGGAAAAGGCCCGCTCGGTGGCGATTCCCGATGCGACGGAGCGCGTGGCGGAGGTGGTGATCGCCGTAGCAGGCGGGCGAACCGGCCACGTGGTTCATAGCTGA
- the murC gene encoding UDP-N-acetylmuramate--L-alanine ligase: protein MNTQQLAKLRSIVPEMHRVRHIHFVGIGGAGMGGIAEVLANEGYEISGSDLAPNAVTQQLSELGAQIYFHHRAENVLNASVVVVSSAISADNPEIVAAHEARIPVIRRAEMLAELMRFRHGIAVAGTHGKTTTTAMVASIYAEAGLDPTFVNGGLVKAAGTHARLGSSRYLIAEADESDASFLHLQPVVAIVTNIEADHMDTYQGDFENLKQTFVNFLHNLPFYGRAVMCVDDDVIRELLPRVGRHITTYGFSDDADVRIASYRQTGAQGHFTLARLDKPLLNVTLNAPGRHNALNAAAAVAVAMNEGIDDESILRALERFEGTGRRFDFLGEYPLELVNGQSGSAMLVDDYGHHPTEVDATIKAARAGWPDKRLVMIFQPHRYTRTRDLYDDFAHVLSQVDVLFMLDVYPAGESPIPGADSRSLCRTIRGRGKIDPILVTDVDTLPELLSQALRDGDLVLVQGAGNIGKLARKLADSRLQPQISE, encoded by the coding sequence GTGAATACTCAACAACTGGCGAAACTGCGTTCAATCGTGCCCGAGATGCACCGCGTCCGGCACATCCACTTTGTCGGCATCGGTGGCGCCGGCATGGGCGGTATCGCCGAAGTGTTGGCTAATGAAGGTTATGAGATAAGCGGATCCGATCTGGCGCCGAACGCCGTGACTCAACAGTTGAGCGAGTTGGGGGCGCAGATCTATTTTCACCACCGGGCTGAAAATGTGCTCAATGCCAGTGTCGTCGTGGTTTCCAGCGCAATTTCCGCCGATAACCCGGAGATAGTGGCGGCTCATGAGGCGCGTATTCCGGTGATTCGTCGGGCGGAGATGCTGGCGGAGTTGATGCGTTTTCGCCATGGCATCGCGGTGGCGGGAACGCATGGCAAAACCACGACGACGGCCATGGTCGCTAGTATTTATGCCGAGGCCGGGTTGGATCCGACGTTTGTGAACGGCGGTCTGGTTAAGGCGGCGGGCACGCATGCGCGTCTGGGCTCCAGTCGTTATCTGATTGCGGAAGCGGACGAAAGCGACGCGTCTTTCCTGCATTTGCAGCCGGTGGTGGCGATAGTAACCAATATCGAAGCCGACCATATGGATACGTATCAGGGTGATTTTGAAAACCTGAAACAGACGTTCGTTAACTTTTTGCACAATTTGCCGTTTTACGGGCGGGCCGTGATGTGCGTGGACGATGATGTCATCCGTGAGCTGTTGCCCCGGGTCGGACGTCATATCACCACCTACGGGTTCAGCGATGATGCCGACGTGCGCATCGCCAGCTACCGGCAGACCGGCGCGCAAGGACACTTCACGCTGGCGCGCCTGGACAAACCGCTGCTGAATGTGACGCTGAACGCTCCTGGTCGCCATAATGCGTTGAATGCGGCCGCCGCTGTCGCCGTAGCGATGAATGAAGGCATTGATGATGAGTCGATTCTGCGGGCGCTGGAACGGTTTGAAGGTACCGGCAGGCGGTTTGATTTCCTGGGCGAATACCCGCTGGAGCTGGTTAACGGGCAAAGCGGCAGCGCCATGCTGGTGGATGATTACGGCCACCATCCGACCGAAGTCGACGCCACAATCAAGGCGGCGCGCGCAGGATGGCCGGACAAACGTCTGGTGATGATTTTTCAGCCGCACCGTTATACGCGTACTCGCGACTTATATGATGACTTCGCTCATGTTCTGTCGCAGGTGGATGTTTTGTTTATGCTGGATGTTTATCCGGCAGGCGAATCGCCGATTCCCGGCGCGGATAGCCGCTCGTTGTGCCGCACCATCCGCGGACGCGGTAAGATTGATCCGATTTTGGTCACCGATGTGGATACCTTACCGGAACTATTGTCACAGGCGCTACGCGACGGAGATTTGGTCTTGGTTCAAGGCGCCGGCAATATCGGCAAATTGGCGCGGAAACTGGCTGATTCCAGGCTACAGCCACAGATAAGTGAATGA
- the ftsQ gene encoding cell division protein FtsQ, with the protein MSQAALNTRGRDPELRGARRSNGGQLAGLIFLLMVVGTIVWGGWMVVGWMKDASRLPLSKMVVTGERQYTTNDDIRQTILALGSPGTFMTQDVNVIQQQIERLPWIKQASVRKQWPDELKIHLVEYVPVARWNDLLMVDAEGNSFSVPAERIGNRKMPLLYGPEGSEVEVLEGYRTMSQALAAGKFTLKMVAMSARHSWQLGLSDDTRLELGRDDRARRLERFIELYPLLQRQAQSDSKRISYVDLRYDSGAAVGWGPAFIDQQQDIDQQQNSNQNQAQAKQQ; encoded by the coding sequence ATGTCGCAGGCAGCGCTGAATACACGCGGACGGGATCCCGAATTGAGGGGCGCGCGTCGCAGTAACGGAGGCCAATTGGCGGGATTGATTTTCCTGCTGATGGTAGTAGGAACGATCGTCTGGGGCGGTTGGATGGTAGTGGGATGGATGAAAGACGCTAGTCGTCTGCCTCTGTCCAAAATGGTGGTGACGGGAGAAAGGCAATACACCACTAATGACGATATTCGTCAGACGATTTTAGCGCTGGGTTCGCCGGGAACGTTTATGACACAGGATGTGAACGTGATCCAACAGCAGATTGAACGTTTGCCGTGGATCAAACAGGCCAGTGTTCGTAAACAGTGGCCGGATGAATTGAAGATTCATCTGGTTGAATATGTTCCGGTTGCGCGTTGGAATGACCTACTGATGGTTGATGCCGAAGGGAATTCTTTCAGCGTGCCGGCCGAGCGCATCGGCAACCGTAAAATGCCGTTATTATACGGCCCGGAAGGCAGTGAAGTAGAAGTTCTGGAAGGCTATCGGACCATGAGCCAGGCGCTGGCCGCAGGGAAGTTTACCCTGAAAATGGTGGCGATGAGCGCCCGGCACTCATGGCAACTGGGGTTGAGTGATGATACTCGTCTTGAATTGGGACGGGACGATCGGGCCCGGCGCCTGGAGCGCTTTATTGAGCTCTATCCGCTGTTGCAACGCCAGGCGCAGAGCGATAGCAAACGTATCAGCTATGTCGATCTGCGTTATGACTCTGGCGCGGCGGTAGGGTGGGGACCGGCATTTATTGATCAGCAGCAAGACATTGATCAGCAACAGAACAGTAATCAGAATCAGGCACAGGCTAAACAACAATGA
- the ftsA gene encoding cell division protein FtsA, producing the protein MIKSTDRKLVVGLEIGTAKVAALVGEVLPDGMVNIIGVGSCPSRGMDKGGVNDLESVVKCVQRAIDQAELMADCQISSVYLALSGKHISCQNEIGMVPISEEEVTQEDVESVVHTAKSVRVRDEHRVLHVIPQEYAIDYQEGIKNPVGLSGVRMQAKVHLITCHNDMAKNIVKAVERCGLKVDQLIFAGLASSYAVLTEDERELGVCVVDIGGGTMDIAVYTGGALRHTKVIPYAGNVVTSDIAYAFGTPPTDAEAIKVRHGCALGSIVSKDENVEVPSVGGRPPRSLQRQTLAEVIEPRYTELLNLVNDELLQLQEQLRQQGVKHHLAAGIVLTGGAAQIDGLAACAQRVFHTQVRIGQPLNITGLTDYAQEPYYSTAVGLLHYGKESHLGGEHEVEKRASVSNWFKRINSWLRKEF; encoded by the coding sequence ATGATCAAGTCGACGGACAGAAAACTGGTAGTTGGGCTGGAAATCGGTACGGCAAAGGTGGCTGCGCTGGTAGGGGAGGTTCTGCCCGATGGCATGGTCAATATTATCGGTGTAGGCAGTTGCCCGTCACGCGGTATGGATAAAGGCGGCGTTAACGATCTTGAATCGGTCGTCAAGTGCGTTCAGCGTGCGATTGACCAGGCTGAACTGATGGCGGATTGCCAGATATCTTCGGTATATCTGGCGCTTTCAGGCAAACATATCAGCTGTCAGAATGAGATAGGAATGGTGCCTATTTCGGAAGAGGAAGTCACGCAGGAGGATGTCGAAAGCGTGGTGCATACCGCCAAGTCGGTACGCGTGCGCGACGAACACCGCGTTCTCCATGTGATTCCGCAGGAATATGCGATTGATTACCAGGAAGGGATCAAAAATCCGGTGGGGTTATCCGGCGTGCGTATGCAGGCGAAGGTCCACCTGATTACCTGCCATAACGATATGGCGAAGAATATCGTTAAGGCCGTAGAACGTTGCGGCCTTAAAGTGGATCAACTGATTTTCGCCGGTCTGGCATCCAGCTATGCCGTACTGACGGAAGATGAGCGCGAACTGGGCGTGTGCGTCGTGGATATCGGCGGCGGAACGATGGACATCGCTGTTTATACCGGCGGCGCCTTGCGGCATACCAAGGTTATCCCTTATGCGGGTAACGTGGTAACCAGCGATATCGCCTACGCTTTTGGTACGCCGCCGACGGACGCCGAAGCGATAAAAGTCCGCCACGGATGCGCATTGGGTTCGATTGTCAGTAAAGATGAGAATGTTGAAGTCCCCAGCGTAGGGGGACGGCCGCCGCGTAGTTTGCAACGGCAGACGCTGGCGGAAGTGATTGAACCGCGTTACACCGAACTGTTGAATTTGGTGAACGATGAACTTTTACAGTTGCAGGAGCAGTTACGTCAACAAGGCGTCAAGCACCATCTGGCGGCAGGCATCGTACTTACCGGTGGCGCCGCGCAAATAGACGGCCTGGCGGCCTGCGCGCAGCGTGTGTTTCACACCCAGGTGCGTATCGGGCAGCCATTAAATATTACAGGTCTGACAGATTATGCGCAGGAACCCTACTACTCCACGGCGGTCGGGTTGCTGCATTACGGCAAGGAGTCTCACCTGGGCGGTGAGCATGAAGTCGAAAAACGCGCTTCAGTAAGCAACTGGTTCAAAAGAATCAATAGCTGGCTGAGGAAAGAATTTTAA
- the ftsZ gene encoding cell division protein FtsZ — MFEPMELTNDAVIKVIGVGGGGGNAVEHMVRERIEGVEFFAVNTDAQALRKTAVGQTIQIGSGITKGLGAGANPEVGRNSAEEDREALRTALEGADMVFIAAGMGGGTGTGAAPVVAEVAKDLGILTVAVVTKPFNFEGKKRMAFAEQGIAELSKHVDSLITIPNDKLLKVLGRGISLLDAFGAANDVLKGAVQGIAELITRPGLMNVDFADVRTVMSEMGYAMMGSGVARGEDRAEEAAEMAISSPLLEDIDLSGARGVLVNITAGFDLRLDEFETVGNTIRAFASDNATVVIGTSLDPEMNDELRVTVVATGIGMDKRPEITLVTNKQSQPVMDHRYQQHGMTPLTQEKPAAKVVNDQNPQTNKEPDYLDIPAFLRKQAD; from the coding sequence ATGTTTGAACCAATGGAATTAACCAACGACGCGGTGATAAAAGTCATCGGCGTCGGTGGCGGTGGTGGCAACGCTGTCGAACACATGGTGCGTGAACGCATCGAAGGCGTCGAATTCTTTGCTGTGAATACGGATGCTCAGGCATTGCGTAAGACAGCAGTGGGCCAAACGATTCAGATCGGAAGCGGCATCACCAAAGGTTTAGGTGCCGGTGCGAACCCTGAAGTCGGCCGGAACTCGGCGGAGGAAGACCGTGAAGCGCTGCGCACCGCGCTTGAAGGCGCCGACATGGTGTTTATCGCCGCAGGCATGGGCGGCGGCACCGGTACGGGCGCCGCGCCGGTTGTTGCTGAAGTCGCGAAAGACCTGGGGATCCTGACGGTCGCCGTCGTAACCAAGCCTTTCAACTTCGAAGGTAAGAAGCGTATGGCTTTCGCGGAACAGGGGATTGCCGAGTTGTCTAAGCATGTCGACTCCCTTATCACCATTCCGAACGATAAGCTGTTGAAAGTTCTCGGCCGCGGCATCTCCTTGCTGGATGCGTTCGGCGCGGCGAACGACGTCTTAAAAGGCGCGGTTCAGGGTATCGCCGAGCTGATTACGCGTCCTGGTTTGATGAACGTTGACTTTGCCGACGTGCGCACCGTGATGTCGGAAATGGGTTATGCCATGATGGGATCGGGCGTGGCGCGTGGCGAAGACCGTGCGGAAGAAGCCGCTGAAATGGCAATTTCCAGTCCGTTGCTGGAAGATATCGACCTGTCTGGCGCGCGTGGCGTGTTGGTTAACATCACGGCTGGCTTCGATCTGCGCTTGGATGAGTTCGAAACGGTAGGTAACACCATCCGTGCATTCGCTTCTGACAACGCTACCGTGGTTATCGGTACGTCGCTTGATCCGGAAATGAACGACGAACTGCGCGTTACCGTGGTCGCTACCGGCATCGGCATGGACAAACGTCCGGAAATTACCCTGGTGACGAACAAGCAGTCTCAGCCGGTTATGGATCATCGCTATCAGCAGCACGGCATGACGCCGCTGACGCAGGAAAAACCTGCGGCCAAGGTGGTTAACGATCAGAACCCGCAGACCAATAAAGAGCCAGATTACCTGGATATCCCGGCGTTTCTGCGTAAGCAGGCGGATTAA
- the lpxC gene encoding UDP-3-O-acyl-N-acetylglucosamine deacetylase: MIKQRTLKRIVQATGVGLHTGKKVTLTMRPAPANTGVIYRRTDLNPPVDFPADAKSVRDTMLCTCLVNEHDVRISTVEHLNAALAGLGIDNIVIEVDAPEIPIMDGSASPFVYLLMDAGIEELNSAKKFVRIKQPVRVEDGDKWAELTPFNGFSLDFTIDFNHPAIDAGSQRYRLDFSADAFVRQISRARTFGFMRDIEYLQSRGLCLGGSIDCAIVVDDYRVLNEDGLRFEDEFVRHKMLDAIGDLFMCGHNIIGAFTAFKSGHALNNKLLQAVLAKQEAWEYVTFEDDAEMPLAFKAPSTVLA, translated from the coding sequence ATGATCAAACAACGTACATTAAAACGTATTGTTCAGGCGACAGGGGTCGGTTTGCATACCGGCAAGAAAGTTACCCTGACCATGCGTCCTGCACCGGCAAATACCGGGGTCATCTATCGTCGCACTGACTTGAATCCACCGGTTGATTTTCCGGCTGATGCCAAATCCGTGCGTGATACCATGCTCTGTACTTGCCTGGTTAATGAGCATGACGTGCGTATTTCTACGGTGGAGCACCTTAACGCTGCGCTTGCAGGGTTAGGCATTGACAATATTGTCATTGAAGTTGACGCACCGGAAATTCCGATTATGGACGGCAGCGCCAGTCCCTTTGTCTACCTGCTGATGGATGCGGGTATCGAAGAGCTGAACAGCGCCAAGAAATTCGTGCGAATCAAACAGCCTGTACGGGTTGAGGATGGCGATAAATGGGCTGAGTTGACTCCGTTTAACGGTTTCAGCCTGGACTTCACCATCGATTTCAACCACCCGGCTATTGATGCAGGCTCTCAGCGTTATCGCCTGGACTTTTCTGCCGATGCTTTCGTGCGCCAGATAAGTCGTGCGCGTACCTTCGGTTTTATGCGTGATATCGAATATCTGCAGTCTCGCGGGTTGTGCCTGGGCGGCAGTATCGATTGTGCGATAGTGGTAGATGATTATCGCGTGCTGAACGAAGACGGGTTACGTTTCGAAGATGAGTTCGTGCGCCATAAAATGCTGGATGCCATCGGCGACCTGTTTATGTGCGGCCATAACATCATCGGCGCCTTTACTGCGTTTAAGTCAGGACATGCCTTGAATAACAAACTGTTGCAGGCAGTGCTGGCCAAGCAGGAAGCGTGGGAATACGTCACGTTTGAAGACGATGCGGAAATGCCGTTGGCATTTAAAGCGCCGTCGACCGTATTGGCTTAA